A window of the Planococcus citri chromosome 4, ihPlaCitr1.1, whole genome shotgun sequence genome harbors these coding sequences:
- the LOC135845325 gene encoding dnaJ homolog subfamily C member 11: MEFDNENSIMDENYYACLNISKDASQDEINAAYRRLSRMYHPDKHVDADLKKKADLLFSKIKKAYEVLSDPHQRAIYDTVGVKGLNTDGWEIVQRTKTPQEIREEYERLERERIERRLQQRTNPRGNVTVSINATDLFTAYDADDDYLDKSFFPALEISGMSISQSIEAPLTLRDTLTLSGNLSTRNGNGAGSFLVACKRLLTTNGWIEGELLAGNGPVASIKLFRTITKTIFGNFATQLKMTANGIKLGFVSSLGMPLDAHTQGYLTWNIGFASSMTTMLVRDTETSYSAAVFSLGLSSSFVSMNHVWKINKADLRLRVYGKVGTANTVVECSVDKKVSEQSSLGAAVSVGIPSGVVLKIKIIRAHHNYFFPIHLCEEPSLIPTVYAVVTPIIVWFAVKKLIVDPFVREQKEKHIERQREINKNKMEEKRREANAAIELMKAAYERIRREEENRNGLIILNALYGKEADILARNDPPGDQEREIIDVVIPLQCLVKNSQLTLHDTSKSQLSGFFDPCVGEDKVLYIQYLYHSHLFETTIKDREGIRIPKQSHRVNVT; the protein is encoded by the exons atggaatttgataACGAGAACAGCATAATGGATGAAAATTACTACGCTTGTCTCAATATATCCAAAGAT GCCTCTCAAGACGAAATCAATGCAGCTTATCGTCGGCTGAGTCGAATGTATCATCCGGATAAACATGTAGATGCTGATCTAAAGAAGAAAGCTGATTTACTGtttagtaaaattaaaaaagcttACGAAG TTCTGAGTGATCCTCATCAAAGAGCTATTTATGATACGGTTGGAGTGAAAGGACTGAATACCGATGGTTGGGAGATCGTTCAAAGAACAAAAACTCCCCAAGAAATTAGAGAAGAATATGAAAGACTCGAAAG GGAACGTATAGAAAGAAGGTTGCAACAACGCACCAATCCACGAGGAAATGTTACTGTCAGTATCAACGCTACAGATTTATTCACCGCTTATGACGCTGATGATGATTATTT GGATAAGTCGTTTTTTCCCGCCTTAGAAATCTCAGGTATGTCAATATCTCAGTCAATCGAAGCTCCTTTGACGTTAAGAGATACGTTGACTTTAAGCGGGAATTTATCCACTCGAAATGGCAACG GCGCCGGCTCTTTCTTGGTTGCATGTAAACGTCTATTAACTACGAACGGCTGGATAGAAGGTGAATTATTGGCCGGAAATGGCCCAGTAGCTTCGATTAAATTATTTCGTACCATTACCAaaactatttttggaaatttcgctACTCAGCTCAAAATGACTGCCAATGGAATCAAATTAGGATTTGTATCAT CTTTAGGAATGCCCCTAGATGCCCATACTCAAGGATATCTTACTTGGAATATAGGTTTTGCTTCTTCTATGACTACGATGTTAGTACGCGATACAGAAACATCTTATTCTGCAGCTGTGTTCAGCTTAGGCTTATCTAGTTCATTTGTATCTATGAATCACGTATGGAAAATCAATAAAGCCGATTTACGATTGCGAGTGTATGGAAA GGTAGGAACTGCGAATACAGTAGTCGAATGTAGCGTAGATAAAAAAGTTTCCGAACAGAGTTCCTTAGGTGCTGCTGTTTCTGTTGGCATACCCAGTGGTGTTGTACTTAAAATTAA gATTATTCGTGCACATCACAATTACTTCTTTCCTATTCATTTGTGCGAAGAACCCAGTTTGATTCCTACAGTTTATGCAGTCGTTACTCCCATTATTGTTTGGTTtgctgtgaaaaaattaatcgttgATCCTTTCGTTAGAGAGCAAAAGGAGAAACATATTGAAAGGCAAAGAGAAATTAATAAGAACAA aatggaagaaaaaagaagagaagcGAACGCTGCTATTGAATTAATGAAAGCTGCTTATGAAAGAATTCGTCGCGAAGAAGAAAATCGTAATGGTTTGATAATACTGAACGCTTTGTATGGAAAAGAGGCTGATATTTTAGCTAGAAATGATCCTCCCGGAGATCAAGAAAGAGAAATAATTGATGTCGTTATTCCGCTGCAATGtcttgtgaaaaattctcaacttacTCTTCACGATACTTCAAAA AGCCAGTTGTCCGGCTTTTTCGACCCTTGCGTAGGAGAAGATAAAGTATTATATATTCAATATTTATATCATTCTCATCTCTTCGAAACTACAATTAAAGATAGAGAAGGAATAAGAATACCAAAACAAT CACATCGAGTAAACGTTACTTGA
- the LOC135845330 gene encoding uncharacterized protein LOC135845330 isoform X2 — MKNNRSNSKNHFRKREPPKPSQQRADVYVNNKSNFKCNLEKVEKLWLAGENAIVVRALGAAIPRAINLCLQFQKNHHNVLDLDVSTSTVHLADDLEPLDDDQDYKVATRSNSSITIKIKRKEDLRANAESSH; from the exons ATGAAGAACAATCGTAGTAACTCAAAgaatcattttagaaaaagagAACCACCGAAACCATCTCAACAACGAGCGGATGTTTATGTCAACAACAAATCGAATTTCAAG TGCAATTTAGAAAAAGTCGAGAAACTTTGGCTCGCTGGTGAAAACGCAATTGTTGTACGAGCTCTTGGAGCAGCTATCCCTCGAGCCATAAATTTATGCTTACAGTTCCAAAAGAATCATCATAACGTTTTAGATTTAGATGTTTCTACATCCACTGTGCATTTAGCTG ATGATCTAGAACCATTGGACGATGATCAAGATTACAAAGTAGCAACTAGATCGAACTCGTcgattacaataaaaattaaacgaaaagaAGATCTCAGAGCGAACGCAGAATCATCTCATTAA
- the LOC135845330 gene encoding transmembrane protein 203 isoform X1, translating into MMFTIEEFSQWLGLTQFEILIQTICLLVFTGLLTYHIDFMNGDVTSNIWWIFAPLFAANVINAYFCVIVFIRTCLERTFKSAIFRALWSSTVIGILMLFEYMLCQKLIGGNSLDTSEVVSPILLLLQLLAVRACQIQ; encoded by the coding sequence ATGATGTTCACGATCGAAGAGTTCTCACAATGGTTGGGACTAACGCAATTCGAAATATTGATCCAAACCATTTGTTTATTAGTGTTCACCGGACTATTAACTTATCATATTGATTTCATGAACGGTGACGTAACGTCCAACATTTGGTGGATATTTGCACCTTTATTCGCTGCTAACGTAATTAACGCTTATTTCTGcgttattgtttttattcgcaCTTGTCTCGAGAGAACATTTAAATCGGCTATTTTTCGCGCCCTCTGGTCGTCGACGGTTATCGGTATCCTAATGTTGTTCGAATACATGCTATGCCAGAAACTAATTGGAGGAAATTCGTTGGATACATCTGAAGTAGTTTCACCCATCTTACTGTTATTACAATTACTCGCCGTTCGAGCCTGCCAAATACAATAA